One genomic window of Clostridium taeniosporum includes the following:
- a CDS encoding helix-turn-helix domain-containing protein yields the protein MEIGEKIRILRMEKQLTQEELANRCELSKGFISQLENDLTSPSIATLMDILEILGTSLNEFFSETKEEQVIFSNDDMFKTDDEELKYSLMWLVPNAQKNAMEPIMITIDPGGQYIEEEPHDGEEFGYVLSGSIYLHLGKRKLKVKKNESFYFKPKVNHYISNAGRTSAKVIWISTPPSF from the coding sequence TTGGAAATTGGAGAAAAAATTCGTATATTAAGAATGGAAAAACAATTAACCCAAGAAGAATTAGCAAATAGATGTGAGTTATCTAAAGGATTCATCTCTCAACTTGAGAATGATTTAACTTCTCCATCAATTGCTACTTTAATGGACATATTAGAAATCTTGGGAACTAGTTTAAATGAGTTTTTTAGTGAAACAAAAGAAGAACAAGTTATATTTAGTAATGATGACATGTTTAAAACAGATGATGAAGAACTAAAATATTCTTTAATGTGGCTTGTGCCTAATGCTCAAAAAAATGCTATGGAGCCAATTATGATTACTATTGATCCTGGTGGTCAATATATTGAAGAGGAACCACATGATGGTGAAGAATTTGGTTATGTATTATCTGGAAGTATTTATCTACACTTAGGAAAAAGAAAATTAAAGGTAAAAAAGAATGAAAGCTTTTATTTTAAACCAAAAGTTAATCATTATATTTCTAATGCTGGTAGAACATCAGCAAAAGTTATTTGGATAAGTACTCCACCATCATTTTAA
- a CDS encoding GNAT family N-acetyltransferase: MRKEHELYRRNGKLVYIKQPEYKELAFIAKLWNDEETMKDIGGVYKFTENKWESFYKKMVSPTDGRNFYCLIYTAKDEPIGEVSFHGYDPITKIARSNIKIYYRYRNMGYGKEAMRLMLEYYFIDFEGKMILDKVSNENSKGFANKLGFKKSGTYQNETTFKLTKKDFFCFKDSNIKNVSFIIYDNINMVNYTLFWEIFNEANKLSNKKIFNFNIISLTEKVKYNNNLKLEVNSSNFNVSTSNIIILPDSTTIENILKNENAIKIILEAYNQCDYICAIGSSVAILEYMKSLTGISIPNIENLSTLINSNRLNRIKVTNENFVDNGRVMIASNLMGTIEMILSIIFKISGKDLVRKLEKKLGINIT; this comes from the coding sequence ATGCGAAAAGAACATGAACTGTATAGAAGAAATGGTAAATTAGTATATATAAAGCAACCTGAATATAAAGAATTAGCTTTTATAGCAAAGTTATGGAACGATGAAGAAACCATGAAAGATATTGGGGGAGTATATAAATTTACAGAAAATAAGTGGGAGAGTTTTTATAAAAAGATGGTATCTCCAACTGATGGAAGAAATTTTTATTGTCTTATATATACAGCTAAAGATGAACCAATTGGTGAAGTTAGTTTTCATGGTTATGATCCTATAACTAAAATAGCAAGATCTAATATAAAAATTTACTATAGGTATAGAAATATGGGATATGGTAAAGAAGCTATGCGATTAATGTTAGAATATTACTTTATTGATTTTGAAGGGAAAATGATATTAGATAAGGTTAGCAATGAGAATTCAAAAGGATTTGCTAATAAATTAGGATTTAAAAAAAGTGGAACATATCAAAATGAAACAACGTTCAAACTTACTAAGAAAGATTTTTTCTGTTTTAAAGATTCAAACATAAAAAATGTTTCATTTATTATATATGATAATATAAACATGGTAAATTATACTTTGTTTTGGGAGATATTTAATGAAGCAAATAAACTATCTAATAAAAAAATATTTAATTTTAATATAATTTCATTAACTGAAAAGGTTAAGTATAATAATAATTTAAAATTAGAAGTAAATTCATCTAATTTTAATGTTTCAACTTCAAATATTATAATTTTACCAGATTCAACAACTATAGAAAATATATTAAAAAATGAAAATGCTATAAAAATAATATTAGAAGCATACAATCAGTGTGATTATATATGTGCTATAGGAAGCTCAGTAGCTATATTAGAATATATGAAATCTTTAACAGGAATATCAATTCCTAATATAGAAAATTTAAGTACATTAATAAATAGTAATAGATTAAATAGAATAAAAGTAACTAATGAAAACTTTGTAGATAATGGAAGGGTGATGATTGCATCCAACTTGATGGGAACTATAGAGATGATTTTATCAATAATATTTAAGATATCAGGAAAAGATTTAGTAAGAAAATTAGAGAAGAAATTAGGTATAAATATTACATGA
- a CDS encoding YcdB/YcdC domain-containing protein — MSSKKAKMVSIIIVAILSITAIFVMHKFIGNGSKDIEAAKSFIENLYVINAIDNKEDLKNIKYKRVKTVGNKNKLIYKTIMANSFGIDLDKNYNVIGFANKDIKKYDNEISYYEAKEKSDEYLKKIYNKELDFRGLKNDKASDSLPYYSFVYLKCKDGYPIYSDKIIVCINKYNGLLENYTNSSIQRKFKDSIINISQEDAEKEAITLFNELNYSGEIVNSTELVYSEHKTKSEKDLKSELCYLITVKGKDQNAAEFTNKFFISTQSKEVIREIKYGTENSVITD, encoded by the coding sequence ATGAGCTCTAAAAAAGCTAAGATGGTTAGTATAATTATTGTAGCAATACTTAGCATAACTGCAATATTTGTAATGCATAAATTTATAGGAAATGGCTCTAAAGATATTGAAGCTGCTAAAAGTTTTATAGAGAATTTATATGTAATAAATGCAATTGATAACAAAGAAGATTTAAAAAATATAAAGTACAAGAGAGTAAAAACCGTTGGCAATAAGAATAAATTAATATATAAAACTATAATGGCAAATTCTTTTGGAATAGATCTAGATAAAAATTATAATGTTATAGGTTTTGCTAACAAAGATATTAAAAAATATGATAATGAAATATCATATTATGAAGCTAAAGAAAAATCAGATGAATATTTAAAGAAGATATATAATAAAGAGCTAGACTTTAGAGGTTTAAAGAATGATAAAGCTTCAGATAGTCTTCCGTATTATTCTTTTGTATATTTAAAGTGTAAAGACGGATATCCAATATATTCGGATAAGATAATAGTATGCATAAATAAATATAATGGTTTACTAGAAAATTATACCAACTCATCTATTCAAAGAAAATTCAAAGATTCTATAATAAATATATCACAGGAAGATGCAGAAAAAGAAGCAATAACTTTATTTAATGAATTAAATTACAGTGGAGAAATTGTTAATTCAACTGAATTAGTATATTCAGAACATAAAACCAAAAGTGAAAAAGACTTAAAGTCTGAACTTTGTTATCTTATAACAGTTAAAGGAAAGGATCAGAATGCTGCAGAATTTACAAATAAATTTTTTATAAGTACACAGTCGAAAGAAGTAATTCGTGAAATAAAATATGGTACAGAAAATTCTGTAATAACTGATTAA
- a CDS encoding alanine/glycine:cation symporter family protein gives MDILNNLLVNFNDFLYTYILIALLIILGLYFTYKTNFVQFKLIKEMFRLLGDGVTSERKKGSVSSFQAFCISTASRVGTGNLAGIAIAISIGGPGAIFWMWCIALIGAASSFVESTLAQIYKVKDKNGSFRGGPAYYMEKGLNKKWMGIFFSILITITYGLVFNSVQSNTISLAMNEAFGINQITVGIILTVLTLLIIFGGVHRVAKISEVIVPIMAIAYILVALFVVFKNFTDIPRLFVLIFENAFGLKEAIGGTFGGTLMIGIKRGLFSNEAGMGSAPNAAATAHVTHPVKQGLIQTLGVFTDTIIICSCTAFIILLSDIDLSGKLTGIQLTQNALSSQIGSFGSIFIAICILLFAFSSIVGNYYYGESNIGFLSKKKVYIVVYRIAVAFMVFFGTIANLNIVWNLADTFMAFMAITNLIAIALLGKLAFKALADYITQKKSGIKEPIFKSSSIPELTNVDEWK, from the coding sequence TTGGATATTTTAAATAATTTACTTGTAAATTTCAATGACTTTTTGTATACATACATCCTAATAGCATTATTAATAATTTTAGGACTATACTTTACTTACAAGACAAATTTTGTTCAATTTAAACTTATAAAAGAAATGTTTAGGTTATTAGGTGATGGTGTTACATCTGAACGAAAAAAAGGAAGTGTGTCATCATTTCAAGCCTTTTGCATAAGTACAGCATCAAGAGTTGGAACTGGTAATTTAGCTGGTATTGCAATTGCTATATCAATTGGTGGACCTGGTGCTATTTTTTGGATGTGGTGCATAGCTTTAATTGGAGCTGCTTCAAGTTTTGTTGAATCCACATTAGCTCAAATATACAAAGTTAAAGATAAAAATGGTAGTTTTAGAGGTGGACCCGCTTATTATATGGAAAAAGGGTTAAATAAAAAATGGATGGGAATTTTCTTCTCTATATTAATAACAATAACTTATGGATTAGTTTTTAATTCTGTTCAATCTAATACTATTTCTTTAGCTATGAATGAAGCTTTTGGAATAAACCAAATAACAGTAGGTATTATTTTAACAGTTTTAACTTTGTTAATTATATTTGGTGGAGTACATAGAGTAGCTAAAATTTCTGAAGTAATTGTTCCAATAATGGCAATTGCTTATATATTAGTAGCCCTATTTGTAGTATTCAAGAATTTCACTGATATTCCTAGATTATTTGTATTAATTTTTGAAAATGCTTTTGGTTTAAAAGAAGCTATTGGTGGAACTTTTGGTGGAACTTTAATGATCGGAATAAAAAGAGGTTTATTCTCTAACGAAGCTGGTATGGGTAGTGCACCTAATGCAGCTGCTACTGCTCATGTAACTCATCCAGTTAAACAAGGTTTAATTCAAACACTTGGAGTTTTCACTGATACAATAATAATTTGTAGTTGTACTGCATTTATAATTCTACTTTCAGATATAGATTTATCTGGTAAATTAACAGGTATACAATTAACTCAAAATGCTTTAAGCTCTCAAATTGGTAGTTTTGGAAGTATATTTATTGCTATTTGTATATTGTTATTTGCTTTTAGTTCTATAGTAGGTAATTACTACTATGGAGAATCTAATATTGGTTTTTTAAGTAAGAAAAAAGTATATATAGTAGTATATAGAATTGCTGTTGCTTTTATGGTATTTTTTGGTACTATAGCTAACTTAAATATAGTGTGGAACTTAGCAGATACTTTTATGGCATTTATGGCAATAACGAACTTGATTGCAATTGCTCTACTTGGTAAACTTGCATTCAAAGCATTAGCTGATTATATAACTCAAAAAAAATCAGGAATAAAAGAACCTATATTTAAATCATCATCTATTCCTGAATTAACAAATGTTGATGAATGGAAATAG
- a CDS encoding transglycosylase domain-containing protein — translation MSTEKTPNKTKKKNSKHTTKVRKKKKNKTKKLTASTIFKRIVLSILTLVLLVCVVGAGYLLAIIKTTPPLNVEDVLTLNQPSSLYDNKGELMDNLHTNEERYVITSDKIPDNLKNAFISIEDERFLKHKGIDIRRILGAALTDAKKMLTGKRGLHGASTLTQQLLKNTVLTNEVSIKRKVKEIYLALDLEKQLNKDQIITAYLNTIPLGGQVYGVEAASLLYFSKSTSDLSLVECAYLAGITQAPTYYSAYNEDNKKDPSRYINRTLTVLSKMHELGYISESDYNQGVEDINNGKLVFKPSKKDFRLNYEWFVYPAVSQVKRDLKEKYKYTDEEVSRLIVNGGLKIYTTMDRKLQNFTQKTLDKYENLHVGNSETYDENNIPLLQASATIIDYRHGKVLAMVGGRGKQLPQSNNRAYDDLRPIGSTTKPLTVYGPGIDQKIITAATVTDDAPLSPELTKKYPAYAPPNILRNSPDQYLGLIPAREGLMYSKNTCSIINADTIGLKTGISYGEDLGLVYNSASKTSIATVALGQFNNAPNDRDGGNTYKLAAAFGSFGNDGDYVEPLLYTKVVDSKGNTILKSKPKEKHVFSPQTAYIMYDLLKGPVNFYGGAPAKWSDMPVAGKTGTTTNAKDLWFAGLTPYLSGSVWVGYDNPKTVFGGSGTVCANLWGKIMAKAHKNKEVKDLEEPEGIVHVAVCEDSGKLPSDLCSNDPRGNRIRDELFIEGTEPHETCSTHVIGRINRINNKLAGPNTPALLTQNRVFLNKKYPNPLTKDYMYVLPHSQDDYTDGASPELSPPNINEESEVEIPNNNGPFEESSPEPPPVDETDSILKPNQ, via the coding sequence ATGTCGACTGAAAAAACTCCAAATAAAACAAAGAAAAAGAATAGTAAACATACTACTAAAGTAAGAAAAAAGAAAAAAAATAAAACAAAAAAATTAACTGCTTCTACTATCTTTAAAAGAATTGTACTTAGCATTTTAACTTTAGTCTTATTAGTATGTGTTGTAGGTGCTGGTTATTTACTCGCAATTATAAAAACTACTCCCCCTCTAAATGTTGAAGATGTTTTAACATTAAACCAACCTTCAAGCTTATATGATAATAAGGGTGAACTTATGGATAACTTACATACAAATGAAGAACGCTATGTAATAACATCGGATAAAATTCCAGATAATTTAAAAAATGCCTTTATATCAATTGAAGATGAACGTTTTCTTAAGCATAAAGGGATAGATATTCGAAGAATACTAGGTGCTGCACTAACAGATGCAAAAAAAATGTTAACTGGTAAAAGAGGTTTACATGGTGCTTCTACCTTAACTCAACAACTTCTAAAAAATACTGTTCTTACTAATGAAGTATCTATAAAAAGGAAAGTAAAAGAGATTTATTTAGCTCTTGATCTTGAAAAACAATTGAATAAAGATCAAATAATTACTGCATATTTAAATACTATACCACTTGGTGGGCAAGTATATGGTGTTGAGGCTGCTTCGTTATTATATTTTAGTAAAAGTACTTCAGATTTAAGTTTAGTTGAATGTGCTTATTTAGCAGGTATAACCCAAGCTCCAACTTATTATAGTGCTTATAATGAAGATAATAAAAAGGATCCATCTAGATATATCAATAGAACGTTAACTGTTCTATCTAAAATGCATGAGTTAGGATACATTTCAGAAAGTGACTATAACCAAGGTGTTGAAGATATTAATAATGGTAAATTAGTATTTAAACCAAGCAAAAAAGATTTTAGATTAAATTATGAATGGTTTGTTTATCCAGCTGTATCTCAAGTTAAAAGAGATTTAAAAGAAAAATATAAATATACAGATGAAGAAGTATCTAGATTAATTGTTAATGGTGGATTAAAAATTTATACTACCATGGATAGAAAATTACAAAATTTCACTCAAAAAACTTTAGATAAATATGAAAATCTACACGTTGGAAATTCAGAAACTTATGATGAAAATAATATTCCATTATTACAAGCTTCTGCAACAATAATTGATTATAGACATGGTAAAGTTCTTGCTATGGTTGGAGGCAGAGGTAAACAACTCCCTCAATCAAATAATAGAGCATATGACGATTTAAGACCTATTGGTTCTACTACTAAACCACTTACTGTATATGGACCTGGTATAGATCAAAAAATAATAACTGCTGCAACTGTAACAGATGATGCACCATTATCACCAGAATTAACAAAAAAATATCCTGCATATGCTCCTCCAAATATACTTAGAAATTCTCCTGATCAATATCTAGGACTTATACCTGCACGTGAAGGGCTAATGTATTCTAAAAATACGTGTTCTATTATAAATGCAGATACTATAGGTTTAAAAACAGGAATATCTTATGGAGAAGATTTAGGACTTGTATATAATAGTGCATCTAAAACTTCTATAGCTACTGTTGCATTAGGACAATTTAACAATGCTCCTAATGACAGAGATGGTGGTAATACCTATAAATTAGCTGCTGCATTTGGAAGCTTTGGTAATGATGGTGATTACGTAGAACCTCTACTTTACACAAAGGTAGTTGATTCAAAAGGTAACACTATACTAAAATCAAAACCTAAGGAAAAACACGTTTTTTCACCACAAACAGCATATATAATGTATGATTTGTTAAAGGGACCTGTTAATTTCTATGGTGGTGCTCCTGCTAAATGGAGTGATATGCCTGTGGCTGGTAAAACAGGTACAACTACAAATGCAAAGGATTTATGGTTTGCAGGACTTACTCCTTACCTATCTGGATCAGTTTGGGTTGGTTATGATAACCCTAAAACTGTATTTGGTGGTTCTGGTACTGTATGTGCAAATTTATGGGGAAAAATAATGGCTAAAGCTCATAAAAATAAGGAAGTTAAAGATTTGGAGGAACCTGAAGGAATTGTTCATGTTGCTGTATGTGAAGATTCTGGTAAGCTTCCATCAGATTTATGTAGTAATGATCCTAGAGGTAACAGAATAAGAGATGAATTATTCATTGAAGGAACTGAACCACATGAAACATGCAGTACTCATGTTATCGGACGTATAAATAGAATTAATAATAAATTAGCTGGACCTAATACTCCTGCATTATTAACTCAAAATAGAGTTTTTCTAAATAAAAAATATCCTAATCCATTAACTAAGGATTATATGTATGTGCTTCCACATTCACAGGATGATTATACTGATGGGGCTAGTCCTGAGCTTTCTCCACCAAATATAAATGAAGAAAGTGAAGTGGAAATTCCAAATAATAATGGACCTTTTGAAGAATCATCCCCTGAACCGCCACCTGTTGATGAGACTGATTCAATATTAAAACCTAATCAATAA
- the yunB gene encoding sporulation protein YunB yields the protein MRYYTKRKKRKYIPIIVISITFVIVFNSIALFLDNKVMPALDRVSEMTVRSRVLNIINSNSIKLFANEFNYDEMIKIEKDNAGNITLMQADTVKLNYLASKLSIECDKELQELKDMKIKIPLGWFTENSIYYNLGPKIAIRVEDVGNINANYESEFESAGINQTRHKIYLNVESKVRVILPFKTNEIEVITKVPVSDTIIVGKIPETAIDFKPGN from the coding sequence ATGAGATATTATACAAAGCGAAAAAAACGAAAATATATTCCAATTATAGTAATTAGTATAACCTTTGTTATTGTATTCAATTCAATAGCGTTATTCTTAGATAATAAAGTTATGCCAGCGTTAGACAGAGTATCTGAAATGACTGTAAGATCAAGAGTACTTAATATAATTAATAGTAATAGTATAAAGCTTTTTGCAAATGAGTTTAACTATGATGAAATGATAAAAATAGAAAAAGATAATGCTGGAAATATAACTCTTATGCAGGCTGATACTGTTAAATTAAATTATCTAGCATCCAAATTATCTATAGAATGTGATAAAGAATTACAAGAGCTTAAAGATATGAAAATAAAAATACCATTAGGATGGTTTACTGAAAATAGTATTTATTATAATTTAGGTCCTAAAATAGCTATTAGAGTTGAAGATGTGGGAAATATTAATGCAAATTACGAATCAGAATTTGAAAGTGCAGGAATTAATCAAACCAGACATAAGATATATCTTAATGTTGAATCAAAGGTTAGAGTGATTTTGCCATTTAAAACTAATGAAATTGAAGTAATTACAAAAGTACCGGTATCAGATACAATAATAGTAGGTAAAATACCTGAGACTGCAATTGACTTTAAACCTGGTAACTAA
- the hpt gene encoding hypoxanthine phosphoribosyltransferase, whose protein sequence is MDNKKRNILFSKEKINARIEELGKIITEDYKDKNLYVLSLLRGSFIYAADLVRAIDTKATIGFMTTSSYGHDEVSSGKIKVVNDIPDNIEGYDVLIVDDIVDTGITMDFVVNHVKNLGAASVKTCVLLDKPSRRKVKIVPDYCCFTIEDLFVVGYGLNYGDHYRNVPYVFNWE, encoded by the coding sequence ATGGATAATAAAAAGCGTAACATACTTTTTTCTAAAGAAAAAATTAATGCTAGAATAGAAGAATTGGGTAAAATTATAACTGAAGATTACAAAGATAAAAACCTTTACGTTTTATCTTTATTAAGAGGAAGCTTTATATATGCAGCGGATTTAGTTAGAGCAATAGATACAAAGGCTACAATAGGATTTATGACTACTTCAAGCTACGGTCATGATGAAGTGTCATCTGGAAAAATTAAAGTTGTTAATGATATTCCTGATAACATCGAAGGATATGATGTTCTTATTGTAGATGATATAGTTGATACTGGTATAACAATGGATTTTGTTGTTAATCACGTAAAAAATTTAGGTGCTGCTTCTGTGAAAACTTGTGTTTTACTTGATAAACCATCTAGAAGAAAAGTAAAAATAGTTCCTGATTATTGTTGTTTTACAATCGAAGATCTTTTTGTAGTTGGTTATGGATTAAATTATGGAGATCACTACAGAAATGTTCCTTATGTATTCAATTGGGAATAA
- the hflX gene encoding GTPase HflX, translating to MIEGNIDGIRNSILNELERIHSIKTSKDEICNLEILNIIARVSASIEREVSVAINRKGNVTSVAIGDSTSVQVPLIDISEKRLSGVRVIHTHPNGYCNLSALDVTALLKLKLDAIVSVAITEDGDIKDFSLGLLRLYNNKLEYDENMNLSLDEIISINILDKINFIENLIKTNEIIEETGEKAILVGSDTKESLEELEELTKACNIPVLQTVFQSRNKIDPSFFIGRGKVLEIASIRQIERANVVIFDDELTGSQVRNLEAALGAKVIDRTTLILEIFATRAKSREAKIQVELAQLKYRLSRLQGLGTILSRTGGGIGTRGPGEKKLETDRRHIMETIYDLRRELKKVKKTREVQREKRNKESIPKVSLVGYTNAGKSTLRNVLCNLSARKDTVGKQKVFEADMLFATLDTTTRALTLKNKGVITLTDTVGFVRKLPHDLVEAFKSTLEEVIFSDILCHVVDVSSETAIEQYKAVNEVLTELDAIDKETILVLNKIDKASDEQINNFINFIEDNEINTEQLIIRISAKQEINLEDLLALIEEKLPYNYKKAEFLIPYDKSNIQSFLHRNGRVISEDYREDGTFMIVEVDDEVYNKTKEYILNILN from the coding sequence ATGATAGAAGGAAATATTGATGGAATTAGAAATTCTATTTTAAATGAATTAGAAAGGATACATTCTATTAAAACTTCTAAAGATGAAATATGTAATTTAGAAATTTTAAATATAATTGCTAGAGTATCAGCAAGTATTGAAAGAGAAGTAAGTGTAGCAATAAACAGAAAAGGGAATGTTACATCAGTAGCTATTGGAGATTCTACTTCGGTTCAGGTACCTTTAATAGATATAAGTGAAAAAAGATTATCTGGAGTTAGAGTTATACATACTCATCCTAATGGTTATTGTAATCTTTCAGCATTAGATGTAACTGCACTTTTAAAACTAAAGTTAGATGCTATTGTGTCTGTGGCAATAACTGAAGATGGAGATATAAAAGATTTTTCGTTAGGTCTTCTTAGATTATATAATAATAAATTAGAGTATGATGAGAATATGAATTTATCATTAGATGAAATCATATCTATAAATATATTAGACAAAATTAATTTTATAGAAAATTTAATAAAGACTAACGAAATTATAGAAGAAACTGGTGAAAAGGCTATATTAGTTGGTTCTGATACAAAGGAAAGTTTAGAAGAGTTAGAAGAACTTACTAAGGCGTGTAATATTCCAGTTTTACAAACAGTGTTTCAAAGTAGAAATAAAATAGACCCTTCATTTTTTATAGGAAGAGGAAAGGTATTAGAGATAGCTTCTATCAGACAAATAGAAAGGGCTAATGTAGTGATTTTTGATGATGAACTAACAGGTTCACAAGTTAGAAATCTGGAAGCAGCATTAGGAGCAAAAGTTATAGATAGAACCACATTAATTCTTGAAATTTTTGCAACTAGAGCCAAGAGTAGAGAAGCTAAAATACAAGTTGAACTTGCTCAACTTAAATATAGATTAAGTAGACTTCAAGGACTTGGAACAATACTTTCAAGAACTGGGGGAGGTATTGGAACTAGAGGACCAGGAGAAAAGAAGTTAGAAACAGATAGAAGACACATAATGGAAACTATTTATGATTTAAGAAGAGAACTTAAAAAAGTAAAAAAGACTAGAGAAGTTCAAAGAGAAAAAAGAAATAAAGAAAGTATTCCTAAGGTTTCATTAGTTGGTTATACTAATGCAGGAAAATCTACTTTAAGAAATGTTCTTTGTAATTTATCAGCAAGAAAAGATACTGTAGGAAAACAAAAAGTATTTGAAGCTGATATGCTTTTTGCAACACTTGATACTACAACAAGAGCTCTAACATTAAAAAATAAAGGAGTAATAACATTAACAGATACAGTTGGATTTGTTAGAAAATTACCACATGATTTGGTTGAGGCATTTAAATCAACCTTAGAAGAAGTTATATTTTCAGATATTTTATGCCATGTAGTTGATGTATCTTCAGAGACAGCAATAGAACAATATAAAGCAGTAAATGAGGTATTAACAGAGTTAGATGCTATTGATAAAGAAACAATATTAGTTTTAAATAAAATAGATAAAGCAAGTGACGAACAGATAAATAATTTTATTAATTTTATAGAAGATAATGAAATTAATACAGAACAATTAATAATAAGAATATCAGCAAAACAAGAAATAAATTTAGAAGACCTTTTGGCATTAATAGAAGAAAAGCTTCCTTATAATTATAAAAAGGCAGAGTTTTTAATTCCTTATGATAAAAGCAATATTCAATCATTTTTACACAGAAATGGTAGAGTTATTAGTGAAGATTATAGAGAAGATGGAACATTTATGATTGTTGAAGTTGATGATGAAGTATATAACAAGACTAAAGAATATATATTAAATATATTAAATTAG